GAAGAAGACCAGCGGCGGCTCCGCAGGAGCCGAACCGTCTGCGGACGACACGGAGGGGACCCGCTGATGGGCCGCATGAGCCAGTTCGGCAACGACCTCTACTCCGGCAAGACGTCCTTCCCCTTCGTGGGCCGTCGGCGCTTGTGGTTCATCATCGCCGCGATCTTCGTGATCGCCGCCGCCCTGGTGCCGCTGTTCCGCCCGATCCAGTTCTCGATCGAGTTCACCGGCGGATCCCAGTTCGTGGTGTCGGGGGTGACCGACCCGGACCAGCTCGTCGCCACCGACGCCGTCCAGTCGGTGGTCCCGGATGCGACGACGAAGATCAGCACCGTGGGCACGACCGCCGTTCGGGTGCAGACCGATCAGCTCACCACCGACGAGACGCAGGCCGTCAGCGCCGCCCTCGCGGAGGCGTACGGCGTCCCGGCGAGCGAGGTCACCTCCTCGTTCATCGGGCCCAGCTGGGGCGAGGATGTGACGCGCCAGTCGCTGTGGGGACTCGCGATCTTCCTCGCGCTGACCTTCCTGATCCTGGCGCTGTACTTCCGCACCTGGAAGATGTCCGTCTCGGCGATCATCGGCCTGGTCGATGTCCTGGTGATCACCATCGGGGTGTACGCGCTGTGCGGCTTCGAGATCTCACCTGCTGCCGTGATCGGTTTCCTGACGATCCTGTCGTACGCGCTGTACGACACCACGGTGGTCTTCGACAAGATCCGGGAGAACACGCATGAGGACGGCGAGGTCTCAGGGCGCACGTTCGGCGAATCCGTCAACCTCGCCGTGAACCAGACCCTCATCCGCTCGATCAACACGACCGTCGTCGCGGTGCTGCCGACCGGCGCGATCCTGTTCATCGGACTCGTGTGGGTGGGCGCGCAGACCCTCACCGACCTCTCCCTGTCGATCTTCGTCGGAACGATCGTGGCGGCGTACTCGACCCTGTTCGTCGCCTCGCCGCTGTACTCGCTGCTGCGCGAGAACGAGTCCGGCATCAAGGCGCGCGACGCGCGCGTCCTCACTGCGCGGGAGCGCGCGGGAGTGCCCGCGTAGCGCTCGGCGATCGCCGCACCGTCCGACGGCGACGGCACTCCCAGCGGCGGGAGGGCCGTCGCCGCGGGCGTAAGATGAACGGATCCAGCTGAGGGGGAGGACCGGGATGACCGAAACCGCGCCCCCCGCGCAGTCATCGTCTCTGCGCAGGCTCGTCCCGCGCATCTTCTCGCGTTCCGCGCGGCGCGACGATGTCGAGCAGCTGCTGCGGACGGTGCGCACGCATCACCCCAAGGGCGACCTCTCGATCATCGAGCGGGCCTACACCGTCGCCTCCGAAGCCCACGACGGCCAGACGCGCCAGAGCGGTGAGCCGTACATCACGCATCCGCTCGCGGTGGCGCAGATCCTCGCCGATCTGGGGCTCGGGCCCAAGGCGATCGCGGCAGCGCTGCTGCACGACACCGTCGAGGACACCGGATACCCGCTCGACACCCTCACGGCGGCGTTCGGCGACGAAGTGGCCATGCTGGTGGACGGCGTCACCAAGCTCGACAAGGTCAAGTACGGCGAGAGCGCGCAGGCCGAGACCGTCCGCAAGATGATCGTGGCGATGTCGCGCGACATCCGCGTCCTCCTGATCAAACTCGCCGACCGCCTGCACAACGCGCGAACCTGGGGGTTCGTGCCGCCCGAGAAGGCGCAGAAGA
This portion of the Microbacterium pygmaeum genome encodes:
- the secF gene encoding protein translocase subunit SecF gives rise to the protein MGRMSQFGNDLYSGKTSFPFVGRRRLWFIIAAIFVIAAALVPLFRPIQFSIEFTGGSQFVVSGVTDPDQLVATDAVQSVVPDATTKISTVGTTAVRVQTDQLTTDETQAVSAALAEAYGVPASEVTSSFIGPSWGEDVTRQSLWGLAIFLALTFLILALYFRTWKMSVSAIIGLVDVLVITIGVYALCGFEISPAAVIGFLTILSYALYDTTVVFDKIRENTHEDGEVSGRTFGESVNLAVNQTLIRSINTTVVAVLPTGAILFIGLVWVGAQTLTDLSLSIFVGTIVAAYSTLFVASPLYSLLRENESGIKARDARVLTARERAGVPA